In Symmachiella dynata, the following are encoded in one genomic region:
- a CDS encoding helix-turn-helix domain-containing protein, giving the protein MTVARTKGGFLKTYEFTLFIDGMTESTDEFANAMFEAGCDDGTCGSSCGRVFIAFDREADSFLEGVLSAIADVHRGGYQVWRIDEADQVTQSDIARRLSVSRQMVHQYVSGQRGPGDFPPPMSDTKSGQKLWSWGEVATWLHGNNFLDEEMLEQSSIINVINSFLSIRREEGLKPQLVKTIRKAVLS; this is encoded by the coding sequence TTGACCGTTGCCCGCACTAAAGGGGGATTTTTGAAAACCTACGAATTCACGTTGTTCATTGATGGCATGACCGAGTCCACGGACGAATTTGCCAATGCGATGTTTGAGGCGGGCTGCGATGATGGGACGTGCGGCTCAAGTTGCGGTCGTGTCTTCATCGCCTTCGATCGAGAAGCGGATTCGTTTCTTGAAGGCGTGCTGTCGGCCATCGCTGACGTGCATCGGGGGGGATACCAAGTGTGGCGGATTGATGAGGCTGACCAAGTCACGCAATCGGACATCGCCCGCCGTCTATCCGTTTCCCGCCAAATGGTGCACCAATATGTCTCGGGCCAACGCGGCCCGGGGGATTTTCCGCCTCCCATGAGCGACACAAAATCGGGCCAGAAGCTGTGGAGTTGGGGAGAAGTCGCAACATGGCTTCACGGTAATAACTTCCTGGATGAGGAAATGTTGGAGCAATCGTCAATCATCAACGTCATCAATTCCTTTCTATCGATTCGACGAGAAGAGGGCTTAAAACCACAATTGGTGAAAACAATCCGCAAAGCAGTGCTCTCCTAA
- a CDS encoding STAS domain-containing protein, with the protein MADPSTLTVARSDAGYVVFLEGRATMNEGPAFHTFVTQLLDHAEEPALVVCADGCEYMDSTFLGGLISLHKKYSLSERPRFIVAASRESRARLLVSARLDLILKLTDRAPECSGNRSPIPTPPVNSRDFTQHAIECHRLLAEIGGPQAAVFQLVADQLSKELADEDLAE; encoded by the coding sequence ATGGCAGACCCCTCGACTTTGACGGTAGCGCGATCAGATGCTGGCTACGTCGTGTTTCTAGAGGGTCGGGCGACGATGAATGAAGGCCCTGCCTTTCACACGTTCGTAACGCAACTACTCGATCACGCGGAAGAACCCGCATTGGTCGTCTGCGCCGATGGCTGCGAATACATGGACAGTACGTTTTTGGGCGGCCTGATTTCGCTGCACAAAAAGTATTCTCTGTCGGAGCGGCCGCGATTCATCGTCGCTGCATCGCGAGAATCGCGCGCTCGGTTACTGGTCTCGGCGCGATTGGATTTGATTCTCAAACTGACCGACCGCGCGCCGGAATGTTCAGGAAACCGCTCGCCCATCCCCACGCCTCCGGTCAATTCACGCGACTTCACCCAGCACGCCATCGAATGCCACCGCCTGTTGGCCGAAATCGGCGGCCCGCAGGCGGCGGTGTTTCAACTGGTCGCCGACCAATTGTCCAAAGAATTGGCCGACGAGGATTTGGCGGAATAA
- a CDS encoding PVC-type heme-binding CxxCH protein — MPRLASRCHLLFLAVTAFLPAALPADEPVSLTVPEGFTATLFADDDLAHDVFSMTFDSQGRLVVSGRGYVKRLIDSDGDGRADEAQQFVDGPESGAQGMYFHGDDLLCVDAKGLLRYRDRDADGVADGPPDRFLKTEVGGEHGPHAIRKGPDGWWYLIAGNMSGVNDEYVTLPRSPVKHPRAGVVMRLKPNLTGGEVFADGFRNAYDFDFNEAGDLFTFDSDGEREVSLPWYRPTRVFHVVPGGDAGWVSRNWKFPDYFLDMPPVVGAFGRGSPSGVVSYRHTQFPEQYRGALFVEDWTFGRVIAMPLAPEGSTYSSEPVEFITGKGEFGFAPTDIEVGPDGSLYVSVGGRGTRGGVYRIQYDGDEPKPETATAEGDAQPDAETTAEPSDEVAADQEATADQKELLTCLDAPQPLSSWSRKAWMPVAEKLGVGPFEKAVLDTQLSDAQRIRAVQILTEVYTGISGELASEAATTASPAVRAAVAWSLGRKPDAELDAEVLQVYLIDPDATVRRFAVESFASGAGAANSGELLPAMSLSLVDRDRFVRHAAMRAVGELDDATFRALGKAVPQLGWSGIISNTAGFLFRRDPAQTRISLYAVRAAQLALKGDHPAELKIRATRLMQLGLGGLAQRRGVPAAMSGYTAAEDIEPLERQLDDARTVLADLFPTGDKVLDHELGRLIAVLTSYNPDVLNKVLAQITDESSPTDDIHHLLIAGRIPVARNSTQRAAIAKALVEIEPKMTARDWKEDTNWTDRIREMYLQLVELDTELPAVLIEQEKFGHPGHMVFMNGLSKKEIPRAVERLLQAVKADENYAWNNDVVFAIANVMNDETRSYLRELYEQMSLSEAVTIALSQDPQAEDRSKFLIGLESPQFEVISSSLAALGQLPADLSADEVVPLVRVLRRLQGTKQDYRLRERAIRLLRRDTKQDFGFAFGDSGAIPQQEVIDQWTQWAANTFPDRAAELTGGNEEDAEQLRQRLAAVDWEAGDATRGAEIFKARSCSQCHSGAKSVGPDLAGVARRFSRDDLFVAIAQPNRDVSSRYQTTVVETKSGKLFTGLVVYHSVDGVTLRNGLNQTYRIEATDIESQRLVNTSLMPAGLLKDLQPEELADLYRYLQSLGQPRVEATAATEEQD; from the coding sequence ATGCCGAGACTTGCCTCGCGATGCCATTTGCTTTTTCTCGCCGTTACTGCTTTCCTGCCCGCTGCATTACCGGCCGACGAACCGGTTTCGTTGACGGTTCCTGAAGGGTTTACGGCCACGCTGTTTGCCGATGACGATTTGGCGCACGATGTGTTCTCGATGACGTTCGATTCGCAGGGGCGGTTGGTCGTTTCGGGACGCGGGTATGTCAAACGGTTGATCGACAGTGACGGGGACGGCCGAGCGGATGAAGCTCAGCAGTTTGTTGACGGTCCCGAGAGTGGCGCGCAGGGGATGTATTTTCATGGCGATGATTTGTTGTGCGTCGATGCGAAAGGCTTATTGCGTTATCGCGATCGAGATGCTGACGGAGTCGCCGACGGACCGCCGGATCGGTTTTTGAAGACGGAAGTCGGCGGCGAACACGGTCCGCACGCGATTCGCAAAGGCCCCGATGGTTGGTGGTATCTGATTGCCGGCAATATGAGCGGAGTGAACGACGAATATGTGACGTTACCCCGTTCGCCGGTGAAACATCCACGGGCGGGTGTGGTGATGCGACTCAAGCCAAATCTGACGGGCGGCGAGGTGTTCGCCGATGGTTTTCGCAATGCTTATGACTTTGACTTCAACGAAGCTGGAGATCTGTTCACCTTCGACAGCGACGGCGAACGCGAGGTTTCGCTCCCTTGGTATCGGCCGACGCGGGTCTTTCATGTTGTGCCGGGAGGCGATGCGGGTTGGGTCAGCCGGAATTGGAAATTTCCCGATTATTTTCTGGACATGCCGCCCGTGGTGGGAGCATTCGGCCGGGGTTCGCCCTCGGGTGTGGTCTCTTATCGCCACACGCAGTTCCCGGAACAGTATCGCGGTGCGTTGTTCGTCGAGGATTGGACCTTCGGACGGGTGATCGCCATGCCGCTAGCGCCTGAAGGCTCGACCTATTCCAGCGAGCCGGTGGAGTTTATTACGGGTAAAGGAGAATTTGGTTTCGCGCCGACTGATATCGAAGTGGGCCCCGACGGCAGTCTGTACGTCAGCGTGGGTGGACGAGGGACGCGGGGCGGGGTTTATCGGATTCAATATGACGGCGACGAACCGAAACCGGAGACAGCGACGGCGGAAGGTGATGCTCAACCTGATGCGGAGACCACGGCAGAGCCAAGCGACGAAGTCGCTGCGGACCAAGAAGCCACTGCGGATCAAAAGGAACTGCTGACCTGTTTGGATGCGCCGCAGCCACTGAGCAGTTGGTCGCGCAAGGCGTGGATGCCGGTGGCGGAGAAATTGGGGGTGGGACCGTTTGAGAAAGCGGTGCTCGACACGCAGTTGTCCGACGCGCAGCGGATTCGCGCGGTGCAGATTTTGACGGAAGTCTACACCGGAATTTCCGGGGAATTGGCGAGCGAGGCTGCGACGACTGCGTCGCCCGCGGTCCGCGCTGCCGTGGCTTGGTCGTTGGGTCGCAAGCCGGATGCGGAATTGGATGCGGAGGTACTGCAGGTCTACTTGATCGATCCCGACGCCACCGTGCGGCGGTTTGCGGTGGAGTCGTTTGCCAGCGGAGCCGGTGCTGCGAACTCCGGGGAACTGTTGCCGGCGATGTCGTTATCGCTGGTGGACCGGGATCGGTTTGTACGGCACGCGGCAATGCGGGCTGTGGGTGAGTTGGACGACGCCACATTTCGCGCGCTGGGAAAAGCGGTCCCGCAATTGGGTTGGTCGGGCATTATTTCTAACACGGCCGGCTTTTTGTTTCGCCGCGATCCCGCGCAAACTCGGATTAGTCTCTATGCGGTTCGGGCGGCTCAGTTGGCGCTCAAAGGCGATCATCCTGCTGAATTAAAAATCCGCGCGACACGGCTGATGCAACTCGGTTTGGGAGGATTGGCGCAACGTCGCGGCGTGCCGGCAGCGATGTCGGGTTATACCGCTGCTGAGGATATCGAGCCGCTGGAACGTCAACTCGACGATGCCCGCACGGTGTTGGCCGATCTGTTTCCCACGGGAGACAAAGTGCTGGACCACGAGTTGGGCCGCTTGATTGCTGTTTTGACTTCTTACAATCCCGACGTGCTCAACAAAGTGCTCGCCCAGATTACGGACGAATCGAGCCCGACGGATGATATTCATCATTTGCTCATCGCCGGCCGGATTCCGGTCGCGCGAAACTCCACGCAGCGGGCGGCCATTGCCAAGGCGCTGGTGGAGATTGAACCCAAGATGACCGCACGCGATTGGAAGGAAGATACAAACTGGACCGATCGGATTCGCGAGATGTATCTGCAATTGGTGGAACTCGATACGGAATTGCCGGCGGTGTTGATCGAGCAGGAAAAATTTGGGCATCCGGGACACATGGTGTTCATGAATGGTCTGAGCAAAAAGGAAATTCCGCGGGCGGTCGAGCGGTTGTTGCAAGCTGTCAAAGCGGATGAGAATTATGCCTGGAACAACGATGTCGTCTTTGCCATTGCGAATGTGATGAACGATGAAACGCGGAGTTACCTGCGGGAGTTGTACGAACAGATGTCGCTCAGCGAAGCGGTGACGATCGCCTTGTCGCAAGATCCACAGGCCGAAGATCGTTCGAAGTTTCTGATCGGATTGGAGTCACCGCAATTTGAGGTGATCAGTTCGTCGCTGGCCGCCTTGGGGCAATTGCCGGCGGATCTCTCAGCCGATGAAGTGGTCCCCTTGGTGCGAGTGCTGCGACGCTTGCAGGGGACGAAGCAGGACTATCGTCTGCGAGAACGAGCGATCCGGTTGCTGCGGCGTGATACCAAGCAGGACTTTGGTTTTGCATTTGGTGATAGCGGTGCGATCCCTCAACAGGAGGTGATCGATCAATGGACGCAATGGGCGGCCAATACCTTTCCCGATCGCGCTGCCGAATTGACCGGCGGCAACGAAGAAGATGCGGAGCAACTTCGCCAGCGTCTAGCGGCGGTGGATTGGGAGGCGGGGGATGCCACCCGCGGTGCCGAGATTTTTAAAGCACGTTCCTGCAGCCAATGCCACAGCGGAGCTAAATCGGTTGGTCCCGACTTGGCAGGTGTGGCGCGGCGTTTTTCCCGCGACGACTTGTTTGTGGCGATCGCACAACCCAATCGTGACGTGTCGTCCCGCTATCAGACGACTGTGGTGGAGACTAAGTCCGGCAAACTCTTCACCGGATTGGTCGTCTACCATTCCGTGGATGGCGTCACGCTGCGGAACGGTCTGAATCAGACGTATCGGATCGAAGCGACGGATATCGAATCGCAACGTCTGGTGAATACCTCGCTGATGCCTGCGGGGCTGCTTAAGGATTTGCAGCCGGAGGAATTGGCGGATTTGTACCGGTATCTGCAAAGCCTGGGACAACCACGGGTTGAAGCAACGGCGGCCACGGAAGAGCAGGACTAG
- a CDS encoding serine/threonine-protein kinase has product MSDDREARLAQLIDELLLRTRDGEQIDIEQAAVKHPDLAEELRELWTTAMIADDLGSVAAALLEADLSLTVDSPENGNNPSTLPMQIGKTVGDYELLSELGRGGMGVVYKARQNSLGRTVALKMILRGDMASDIDLARFRGEAEAAARLDHPHIVPLLEVGEHEGRPYFSMKYIPGETLSQRLIAGPLSSKAAAELLLPVCRAIAAAHAGGVLHRDLKPANILIDTEGRPHVTDFGLAKQMRAAEDPRTMAQSLTHSGAIVGSPSYMAPEQAAGNRGDIGPAGDVYSLGAVLYHMLTGRPPFQAATPVDTLLLVLEQDPLPPRVLNPAVDPDLELIALKCLQKPIDLRYSTADELADDLQAYLRHEPISARSSHITQIVGRLFRETHHASVLENWGVLWMWHSLVLLVLCLLTNWMQLSGIESRLPYLAAWVFGLGTWAAVFWNLRRRSGPITFVERQVAHVWGSSMVASTLLYLVEYLMGLTVLELSPVLGLITGMVFAVKAGILSGRFYVQSAALFATAAVMAQFPTYSISIFGVVSAACFFFPGWEYYHRYRGR; this is encoded by the coding sequence ATGTCCGACGACCGCGAAGCCCGTTTGGCGCAACTGATTGATGAGCTATTGCTGCGCACGCGCGATGGCGAACAGATTGACATCGAACAGGCTGCCGTAAAGCATCCGGATCTGGCCGAGGAGTTGCGCGAACTCTGGACGACCGCCATGATTGCCGATGACCTGGGCTCCGTCGCCGCAGCTTTGCTCGAAGCGGACCTCTCGCTGACGGTCGATAGTCCCGAGAACGGCAACAATCCATCGACTCTCCCGATGCAAATCGGCAAGACGGTCGGTGATTACGAATTGTTATCCGAATTGGGTCGCGGCGGAATGGGGGTCGTTTATAAGGCCCGGCAAAACAGCTTAGGCCGAACTGTTGCCTTGAAGATGATTCTCCGCGGCGACATGGCCTCCGACATCGACTTGGCGCGGTTTCGCGGCGAAGCTGAAGCTGCGGCGCGGCTTGATCATCCGCACATTGTTCCGCTATTAGAAGTCGGCGAACACGAGGGTCGGCCCTACTTCAGCATGAAGTACATCCCGGGCGAAACGCTGTCGCAACGCCTGATTGCCGGGCCGCTCTCCTCAAAAGCAGCGGCGGAATTGTTGCTCCCCGTCTGCCGCGCCATCGCTGCTGCCCATGCGGGCGGAGTGCTGCATCGCGATTTAAAACCGGCGAATATCCTCATCGATACCGAGGGCCGGCCACACGTCACCGACTTCGGCTTGGCCAAGCAGATGCGCGCTGCCGAGGACCCGAGGACGATGGCGCAAAGTCTCACCCACAGCGGCGCGATTGTTGGCAGTCCCAGTTACATGGCCCCCGAACAGGCCGCCGGGAATCGCGGAGACATCGGTCCAGCAGGCGACGTCTATAGCCTGGGCGCGGTGCTGTATCACATGCTCACCGGTCGTCCGCCGTTTCAAGCAGCTACGCCCGTCGATACGTTGTTGTTGGTCCTCGAACAAGACCCATTGCCGCCCCGTGTCTTGAATCCGGCAGTCGATCCCGACTTGGAATTGATCGCGCTCAAATGTCTGCAAAAGCCGATTGACCTGCGTTACTCAACGGCCGACGAATTGGCTGATGACCTCCAGGCGTACCTACGTCACGAACCGATCTCCGCTCGCTCCTCGCACATCACGCAAATCGTCGGCCGCTTATTTCGCGAAACACATCATGCGTCGGTGCTGGAAAACTGGGGCGTGCTGTGGATGTGGCACAGCTTGGTGCTGTTGGTGCTCTGCCTGCTCACCAATTGGATGCAACTGAGCGGTATCGAATCGCGGTTGCCCTATTTAGCGGCTTGGGTGTTTGGATTGGGGACCTGGGCGGCCGTCTTTTGGAATCTCCGCCGCCGCTCCGGACCGATCACGTTTGTCGAACGCCAAGTCGCCCACGTCTGGGGCTCAAGCATGGTCGCCAGCACGCTGCTGTATCTGGTGGAATATTTAATGGGGCTCACGGTGCTGGAACTCTCGCCGGTGTTGGGCCTGATCACCGGCATGGTCTTCGCCGTCAAAGCGGGAATCCTCTCCGGCCGCTTCTATGTCCAATCCGCCGCGCTGTTCGCCACGGCAGCAGTGATGGCACAGTTCCCGACCTACAGCATCTCAATTTTCGGCGTGGTCTCGGCGGCCTGTTTCTTCTTCCCGGGGTGGGAGTATTACCACCGGTATCGCGGGAGGTGA
- a CDS encoding glucose-1-phosphate adenylyltransferase, producing MKNIISLILGGGRGTRLFPLTKYRSKPAVPFAAKYRLIDIPISNCLNSGLNQVYILTQFLSVSLHRHITSTYKFDTFAAGFVEALAAQQTLDSTDWYQGTADAVRQNLRYIQQRGIEYVLILSGDQLYRMDYRDMFKTHMENDADVTIGTLPVPREDVSGFGVVKLDENGRVVEFAEKPQTEEDINHYRTSPEWLRSRGLEPRGREHLASMGIYLFRRDVLVDLLTRYEHTDFGKEVFPSSIASHHVQSHLFDGYWEDVGTIRSFMKANLDLVSENPPMALDTEEFRIYTRPRYLPPTRMAGAMVKDSLIADGCTIGAGTVIENSVVGVRCRIGRDVTIRDSVIIGADYYESDEELQHKSSSTPAVGIGERSVIQGAIIDKNCRIGSDVRIINDSATQQKECDNVTICDGIVVCAKDSVLADGWKLEP from the coding sequence ATGAAAAATATCATCTCCTTAATTCTCGGCGGTGGCCGTGGTACGCGACTGTTTCCTCTGACCAAATATCGCTCCAAACCGGCGGTCCCCTTCGCTGCGAAATATCGCCTGATCGATATTCCGATCTCCAATTGCCTCAACAGCGGTTTGAATCAGGTTTATATCCTCACGCAATTCCTCAGCGTGAGTCTGCACCGCCATATCACCTCGACCTACAAATTCGATACGTTCGCCGCTGGTTTTGTCGAAGCGCTGGCCGCGCAGCAAACCTTAGATAGCACTGATTGGTATCAAGGAACCGCCGACGCTGTCCGGCAAAACCTGCGATATATCCAACAGCGGGGGATCGAATATGTGCTCATTCTCTCCGGCGATCAGTTGTACCGCATGGATTACCGCGACATGTTCAAAACGCACATGGAGAACGATGCCGATGTGACGATTGGCACGTTGCCGGTACCGCGGGAGGATGTGAGCGGCTTTGGAGTGGTCAAGTTGGATGAAAACGGCCGCGTCGTCGAATTCGCCGAGAAACCTCAAACCGAAGAAGATATCAATCATTACCGCACGTCACCGGAATGGTTGCGCAGCCGCGGATTAGAACCGCGCGGACGCGAGCATCTCGCCAGCATGGGCATCTATCTTTTCCGCCGCGACGTCCTCGTCGACTTGCTGACGCGCTACGAACATACCGATTTCGGCAAAGAGGTCTTTCCCAGTTCGATCGCCAGCCACCACGTACAATCCCATCTGTTTGACGGGTATTGGGAAGATGTTGGAACGATTCGCTCCTTCATGAAAGCCAACTTGGATCTCGTTTCCGAAAACCCGCCCATGGCGCTGGACACCGAAGAATTCCGCATTTATACCCGGCCGCGGTACCTGCCCCCCACACGAATGGCGGGCGCAATGGTCAAAGACAGCTTGATTGCCGACGGATGCACGATCGGCGCGGGGACAGTCATCGAAAATTCCGTCGTCGGCGTTCGTTGCCGTATCGGACGGGATGTGACAATCCGCGATTCCGTAATCATCGGTGCGGACTACTATGAATCTGACGAAGAATTGCAGCATAAATCGTCGTCCACTCCCGCTGTCGGGATCGGCGAACGAAGCGTCATTCAAGGGGCGATCATCGACAAAAACTGCCGCATCGGCAGCGACGTCCGCATTATCAACGACTCCGCCACTCAACAAAAAGAGTGCGACAATGTCACGATCTGCGACGGCATCGTCGTCTGTGCGAAAGACTCCGTCCTGGCTGACGGCTGGAAACTAGAGCCGTAG
- a CDS encoding peptidylprolyl isomerase: MKTATIVTNKGTITLELYDDKVPNTVANFEKLAGEGFYDGLKFHRVIEDFMIQTGCPQGTGTGDAGYKFDDEFHPDLKHDGPGVLSMANAGPNTNGSQFFITHVETSWLDGKHSVFGRVTEGQDVVNSIEQGDKMEKVSVA; encoded by the coding sequence ATGAAGACCGCGACCATCGTCACAAACAAAGGCACCATCACGTTGGAACTGTACGACGACAAGGTTCCCAACACCGTTGCTAACTTTGAAAAACTCGCAGGCGAAGGGTTCTACGACGGTTTGAAATTCCATCGTGTGATCGAAGATTTCATGATCCAAACCGGGTGTCCGCAAGGCACAGGTACCGGCGATGCCGGTTACAAATTCGACGATGAATTCCACCCCGACCTCAAACACGATGGTCCCGGTGTCCTGTCGATGGCCAATGCCGGTCCGAATACGAACGGTTCACAGTTCTTCATCACTCACGTCGAGACATCTTGGTTGGATGGCAAGCACTCTGTCTTCGGTCGCGTGACAGAGGGGCAGGATGTTGTGAACTCGATCGAACAAGGGGACAAAATGGAGAAGGTCTCCGTCGCCTAG
- a CDS encoding macro domain-containing protein — MTVIETWFEDLPPHDCFVTAANSFGIMNAGIDAAVVRFHGENLMQRIQNRILDEYLGEQPIGTAMIEPTGKVGYPFIAHAPTMRVPGSIQNTDKVYAATWASLLTVYRHNASSDEKINTVVFPAMGAGFGGVPYLEVARQMAVAYQHYLEPPHRMDWEMVADRNKAITYDGSKQVVR; from the coding sequence GTGACGGTGATTGAGACATGGTTTGAGGATCTACCGCCTCATGATTGCTTCGTGACGGCTGCCAATTCTTTTGGAATCATGAACGCTGGTATCGACGCAGCGGTCGTTCGGTTCCACGGTGAAAATTTAATGCAACGAATCCAGAATCGAATCCTGGACGAGTATTTAGGCGAACAGCCGATCGGCACGGCGATGATCGAGCCGACCGGAAAAGTGGGTTATCCGTTCATAGCACACGCACCAACAATGCGGGTGCCTGGATCGATTCAAAACACCGACAAAGTTTATGCGGCAACGTGGGCATCATTGTTGACGGTATACCGACACAATGCCTCTAGCGACGAAAAGATCAACACTGTTGTGTTCCCGGCCATGGGCGCGGGCTTTGGAGGAGTCCCGTATTTGGAGGTCGCACGCCAGATGGCGGTCGCTTACCAACACTATCTGGAACCACCGCACCGGATGGATTGGGAAATGGTTGCCGACCGAAATAAAGCGATTACGTATGATGGTTCCAAACAGGTGGTGCGTTAA
- a CDS encoding cation:proton antiporter, producing the protein MSGKLSQTIEPLKLANNPRNRRGAWTWRWMALLLFAALIISGGRLNSAWAQATATDHPPAAGEQAAGDAAHAEGAAEDHEEGHEEGHSGGHSDPVAPLLAGICIILFLAKVGGDLAERAKMPAVLGELLVGVLMGNFLLLTGSDVLEFLKPPNGELLMGELVFGPQEKIGEFVSKRMEPGATLDMLARVGVILLLFEVGLETSVKQMLSVGKSSLFVAVLGVIAPFALGYIVSRMIIPDAGSNAHLFIGATLCATSVGITARVLKDLGKHQDKEGQIILGAAVIDDVLGLVILAVVTGIIEHGSVDPTALGKTIGLTMAFLGGAVLLGTMLITRPLFKFASVLRGHGLLVATALVICFGFSWLANVVGLAPIVGAFAAGLILERAHYKELGQKEHFELEEALEPLTALLVPIFFVQMGIQVDLRSFANTDVLTLAAGITIVAIIGKQVCSFGVLEKGLNRPAVGLGMIPRGEVGLIFASIGRGLKAPGTGEAIIDDGTYSAVVVMVMVTTMITPPALKWQLTRKQSAPPPPPEEV; encoded by the coding sequence GTGTCCGGGAAGCTATCGCAGACAATCGAACCACTGAAACTGGCCAACAATCCCCGCAATCGGCGTGGCGCCTGGACTTGGCGCTGGATGGCCCTGTTGCTGTTCGCCGCTCTGATAATTTCCGGCGGCCGGCTCAATTCCGCCTGGGCGCAGGCAACCGCTACAGACCATCCCCCAGCTGCCGGGGAACAAGCAGCGGGCGACGCCGCCCATGCAGAAGGCGCTGCGGAAGACCACGAAGAAGGTCACGAAGAAGGCCACAGCGGGGGGCACTCCGATCCGGTCGCGCCGCTATTGGCCGGAATCTGCATCATCCTGTTTTTGGCCAAAGTCGGCGGGGATCTCGCCGAACGGGCCAAAATGCCGGCCGTCCTGGGCGAATTGCTCGTCGGCGTACTGATGGGAAATTTCTTGCTACTGACCGGCTCTGACGTCCTGGAATTCCTCAAACCACCCAACGGCGAACTATTGATGGGGGAATTGGTATTTGGGCCCCAGGAAAAAATCGGCGAGTTTGTCTCAAAGCGGATGGAACCCGGCGCGACGCTCGACATGCTGGCCCGCGTTGGCGTGATTCTGTTGTTGTTCGAAGTCGGTCTTGAAACCAGCGTGAAGCAGATGCTTTCCGTCGGCAAATCGTCATTGTTCGTCGCCGTGCTGGGTGTGATCGCCCCCTTCGCGTTGGGATACATCGTTTCCAGAATGATCATCCCCGACGCCGGTAGCAACGCTCACTTATTTATTGGCGCCACATTGTGCGCCACCAGCGTGGGCATCACCGCCCGCGTGCTCAAGGACTTAGGGAAGCATCAAGATAAAGAAGGCCAGATCATTCTCGGCGCTGCCGTGATTGACGACGTGCTCGGATTAGTGATTTTGGCAGTTGTGACCGGAATCATCGAACATGGCAGCGTTGATCCGACCGCGCTTGGCAAAACCATCGGCCTGACGATGGCGTTTCTGGGGGGAGCTGTGCTGTTGGGGACCATGTTGATCACCCGCCCGCTCTTCAAATTCGCCAGTGTTCTCCGGGGGCACGGGCTGCTTGTGGCGACGGCGTTGGTAATCTGCTTCGGATTCTCGTGGCTGGCGAACGTGGTTGGTCTGGCTCCGATCGTCGGGGCTTTTGCGGCTGGGTTAATTCTAGAACGGGCGCATTACAAAGAGCTTGGCCAGAAGGAACACTTCGAACTCGAAGAAGCTTTGGAACCACTGACCGCTTTGCTTGTCCCCATTTTCTTCGTGCAAATGGGCATCCAGGTCGATTTACGAAGCTTTGCCAACACCGATGTCCTGACCTTGGCAGCCGGTATTACCATTGTGGCGATCATCGGCAAACAGGTCTGTTCATTCGGCGTGCTTGAAAAAGGGCTGAATCGTCCCGCTGTTGGTTTGGGAATGATTCCCCGCGGCGAAGTCGGTCTGATCTTCGCCTCCATCGGCCGCGGCCTCAAAGCCCCCGGTACCGGCGAAGCGATCATCGACGACGGCACGTACTCTGCCGTGGTGGTGATGGTGATGGTCACCACCATGATCACCCCACCCGCGCTCAAATGGCAATTGACCCGCAAACAGAGCGCGCCGCCGCCTCCCCCGGAAGAGGTGTGA